One Bombus vancouverensis nearcticus chromosome 7, iyBomVanc1_principal, whole genome shotgun sequence DNA window includes the following coding sequences:
- the LOC117166559 gene encoding histone H2A, which translates to MSGRGKGGKIKGKAKSRSNRAGLQFPVGRIHRLLRKGNYAERVGAGAPVYLAAVMEYLAAEVLELAGNAARDNKKTRIIPRHLQLAIRNDEELNKLLSGVTIAQGGVLPNIQAVLLPKKTEKKA; encoded by the coding sequence ATGTCTGGACGTGGAAAAGGTGGCAAAATCAAGGGAAAGGCGAAGTCTCGTTCGAATAGAGCAGGCTTGCAGTTCCCCGTTGGTCGTATTCATAGACTGCTTCGCAAAGGAAATTACGCAGAACGTGTTGGTGCTGGTGCACCTGTTTACTTGGCGGCCGTCATGGAATATTTGGCTGCTGAAGTTTTGGAATTGGCTGGTAACGCAGCCAGAGACAACAAGAAGACAAGGATTATTCCAAGACACTTACAACTTGCCATCAGGAATGACGAAGAATTGAACAAACTCTTGTCTGGAGTCACTATCGCCCAAGGTGGTGTTTTACCAAATATCCAAGCGGTACTGTTACCTAAGAAAACTGAGAAAAAGGCATAA
- the LOC117166572 gene encoding histone H4 — MTGRGKGGKGLGKGGAKRHRKVLRDNIQGITKPAIRRLARRGGVKRISGLIYEETRGVLKVFLENVIRDAVTYTEHAKRKTVTAMDVVYALKRQGRTLYGFGG; from the coding sequence ATGACTGGCCGTGGTAAGGGAGGAAAAGGATTGGGAAAAGGAGGAGCAAAGCGTCATAGAAAGGTTTTGCGTGATAACATCCAAGGTATCACCAAGCCAGCGATCCGTCGTCTTGCTCGTCGTGGCGGTGTGAAGCGTATTTCTGGATTGATATACGAAGAAACGCGTGGTGTATTGAAGGTGTTCTTGGAAAACGTTATCCGAGATGCTGTAACCTACACTGAACACGCCAAGAGGAAAACTGTGACGGCTATGGACGTAGTCTACGCCTTAAAACGTCAAGGAAGAACTCTTTACGGGTTTGGTGGTTAA
- the LOC117166549 gene encoding histone H3, with the protein MARTKQTARKSTGGKAPRKQLATKAARKSAPATGGVKKPHRYRPGTVALREIRRYQKSTELLIRKLPFQRLVREIAQDFKTDLRFQSSAVMALQEASEAYLVGLFEDTNLCAIHAKRVTIMPKDIQLARRIRGERA; encoded by the coding sequence ATGGCTCGTACCAAGCAGACTGCTCGTAAATCGACTGGTGGAAAGGCTCCACGTAAGCAATTGGCCACTAAGGCTGCTCGTAAGAGTGCTCCGGCTACCGGTGGAGTGAAGAAACCTCATCGCTACAGGCCTGGAACTGTCGCTCTTCGTGAAATCCGAAGATACCAAAAGAGCACTGAACTGCTGATCAGGAAGTTACCATTCCAACGTCTGGTTCGTGAAATCGCTCAAGATTTCAAGACCGATTTGAGATTCCAGAGCTCCGCCGTCATGGCTTTGCAAGAAGCTAGCGAAGCTTACCTCGTTGGTCTTTTCGAAGATACCAACCTGTGCGCAATCCATGCTAAACGTGTTACCATTATGCCAAAAGACATTCAGTTGGCCCGCCGTATTCGAGGAGAGAGAGCCTAA
- the LOC117166557 gene encoding histone H2A — protein sequence MSGRGKGGKAKGKAKSRSNRAGLQFPVGRIHRLLRKGNYAERVGAGAPVYLAAVMEYLAAEVLELAGNAARDNKKTRIIPRHLQLAIRNDEELNKLLSGVTIAQGGVLPNIQAVLLPKKTEKKA from the coding sequence ATGTCTGGCCGCGGCAAAGGTGGAAAAGCCAAGGGAAAGGCAAAGTCTCGTTCGAACAGAGCTGGCCTGCAATTCCCTGTTGGTCGTATTCATAGGCTTCTTCGTAAAGGAAATTACGCCGAGCGCGTCGGTGCTGGGGCACCTGTATACTTGGCGGCCGTTATGGAATACTTGGCGGCTGAAGTACTAGAATTGGCGGGAAATGCCGCTCGTGATAACAAGAAGACGAGAATTATTCCACGGCATCTTCAGCTCGCCATCCGTAATGATGAAGAATTGAATAAATTGCTTTCTGGTGTTACCATCGCTCAAGGTGGTGTCTTACCGAATATCCAAGCAGTCCTGTTGCCTAAGAAGACTGAAAAGAAGGCTTAA
- the LOC117166566 gene encoding histone H2B, with protein sequence MPPKASGKAVKKAGKAQKNIMLKQVHPDTGISSKAMSIMNSFVNDVFERIAAEASRLAHYNKRSTITSREIQTAVRLLLPGELAKHAVSEGTKAVTKYTSSK encoded by the exons ATGCCACCGAAGGCTAGTGGAAAAGCTGTGAAGAAAGCTGGCAAAGCTCAGAAAAATATCA TGTTGAAGCAGGTCCATCCTGATACTGGTATTTCCAGTAAAGCCATGAGCATCATGAACAGCTTTGTTAATGATGTTTTTGAGCGTATCGCTGCCGAAGCTTCACGTTTGGCACATTACAACAAGAGATCTACCATCACGTCTCGGGAAATCCAAACTGCTGTCAGGCTTTTGTTGCCTGGTGAATTGGCTAAGCACGCCGTTTCTGAAGGCACGAAAGCTGTCACTAAGTATACCAGCTCCAAGTAA
- the LOC117166540 gene encoding uncharacterized protein LOC117166540: MEDKANSNSTAVEAAENPSTPAKKSSKSKSKSQREKASHPPTSEMVNAAIKELKDRKGSSLQAIKKYIASTYKVDGEKFAPFIKRYLKSAVTSGTVVQTKGKGASGSFKLSTGKSETSKTKKVPHPAKKAAPKKVQSVEKKTVSKKTAPAKKPASPKKAAVEKKPAPAKKSASKVAVAKPKAASEAKSMSKAKKTAKAPAAKTKTPKPKKAAAPKAVKSPAKK, encoded by the coding sequence ATGGAAGACAAAGCGAACTCTAACAGTACCGCAGTTGAGGCTGCCGAGAATCCATCTACGCCAGCGAAGAAGTCGTCGAAAAGTAAGTCGAAATCGCAACGTGAAAAGGCGTCTCATCCGCCAACTTCGGAAATGGTCAACGCTGCCATTAAAGAGTTGAAGGATCGTAAAGGATCGTCTCTCCAAGCTATCAAAAAATACATTGCCTCCACTTACAAAGTCGACGGAGAGAAATTTGCTCCGTTCATTAAGAGGTATTTGAAATCTGCTGTGACATCTGGAACTGTCGTCCAAACAAAAGGCAAAGGAGCGTCTGGATCTTTCAAGTTGTCTACTGGAAAAAGTGAAACTTCTAAAACCAAGAAGGTTCCTCATCCAGCCAAGAAGGCAGCACCAAAAAAGGTACAATCTGTCGAGAAGAAGACCGTCTCGAAGAAAACTGCTCCTGCTAAGAAGCCGGCATCGCCCAAAAAAGCTGCAGTTGAAAAGAAACCGGCACCAGCGAAGAAGAGTGCATCCAAGGTAGCCGTTGCAAAACCAAAAGCTGCTAGCGAAGCCAAGAGCATGTCGAAAGCTAAGAAGACCGCCAAAGCACCAGCGGCCAAGACTAAAACACCTAAACCCAAGAAAGCAGCTGCACCAAAAGCAGTTAAATCCCCagcaaaaaaataa
- the LOC117166546 gene encoding histone H3, translated as MARTKQTARKSTGGKAPRKQLATKAARKSAPATGGVKKPHRYRPGTVALREIRRYQKSTELLIRKLPFQRLVREIAQDFKTDLRFQSSAVMALQEASEAYLVGLFEDTNLCAIHAKRVTIMPKDIQLARRIRGERA; from the coding sequence ATGGCTCGTACCAAGCAGACTGCTCGTAAATCGACTGGTGGAAAGGCTCCACGTAAGCAATTGGCCACCAAGGCTGCTCGTAAGAGTGCTCCGGCTACCGGTGGAGTGAAGAAACCTCATCGCTACAGGCCTGGAACTGTCGCTCTTCGTGAAATCCGAAGATACCAAAAGAGCACTGAACTGCTGATCAGGAAGTTACCATTCCAACGTCTGGTTCGTGAAATCGCTCAAGATTTCAAGACCGATTTGAGATTCCAGAGCTCCGCCGTCATGGCTTTGCAAGAAGCTAGCGAAGCTTACCTCGTTGGTCTTTTCGAAGATACCAACCTGTGCGCAATCCATGCTAAACGTGTTACCATTATGCCAAAAGACATTCAGTTGGCCCGCCGTATTCGAGGAGAGAGAGCCTAA
- the LOC117166577 gene encoding histone H4 — protein sequence MTGRGKGGKGLGKGGAKRHRKVLRDNIQGITKPAIRRLARRGGVKRISGLIYEETRGVLKVFLENVIRDAVTYTEHAKRKTVTAMDVVYALKRQGRTLYGFGG from the coding sequence ATGACTGGTCGTGGTAAGGGAGGAAAAGGATTGGGAAAAGGAGGAGCAAAGCGTCATAGAAAGGTTTTGCGTGATAACATCCAAGGTATCACCAAGCCAGCCATCCGTCGTCTTGCTCGTCGTGGTGGTGTGAAGCGTATTTCTGGACTGATTTACGAAGAAACGCGTGGTGTATTGAAGGTGTTCTTGGAAAACGTTATCCGAGACGCCGTAACCTACACTGAACACGCCAAGAGGAAAACTGTGACGGCTATGGATGTAGTCTACGCCTTAAAACGTCAAGGAAGAACTCTTTATGGTTTTGGTGGTTAA
- the U4-U6-60K gene encoding U4-U6 small nuclear riboprotein factor 60K yields MSDDEDLVYVKKQKTVHYGSLEEAERARLVAVAESSEEEKTTTNLGDNASATATLGNIHISNEYMELEDEMSKDRQALLEEFERRKKARQINVSTDDSEVKKNLRQLDEPICLFGEGPADRRTRLRELLANLGEDAIKKKHEEEEKPSHPIERDTETTWYHEGPDSLQIARSWIATYSLPRAKARLGKARQDLELPTATRTARRQELLKKLQALTIYCSQIGDTRPISFCQFSPNSKLLATASWSGLCKIWSVPDCTLLRTLKGHTCNVGCIVFHPKATITEEVVGEKSGQTCVLASCASDGTVKLWSGGSGEEPLAEVEGHEPHRVSRLAFHPSGRFLGTCCYDASWRLWDLEQQAEVLHQEGHARAVHCISFQGDGSVSATGGHDSFGRVWDLRTGRCIMFMEGHLKSIFGIDFSPNGFHIATASEDNTSKIWDLRKRSCVYTIPAHTNLLSDVKYQRIEGQYLVTASYDNTAKIWSNKTWQPLKTLPGHDGKVMSVDISSDHKFIGTSSYDRTFKLWAPENM; encoded by the exons ATGTCAGATGACGAAGATTTGGTTTATGTTAAGAAGCAAAAGACTGTTCATTATGGATCCCTCGAAGAAGCGGAGCGTGCTAGATTGGTTGCTGTGGCTGAATCTTCCGAGGAAGAAAAGACTACCACAAATTTGGGAGATAATGCCAGTGCTACAGCTACTTTGGGAAACATTCATATATCAAATGAATATATGGAACTTGAAGATGAGATGTCTAAAGATAGACAAGCTCTCTTAGAAGAATTTGAACGTAGAAAGAAAGCTCGTCAAATCAACGTGTCCACTGATGATTCCGAAGTAAAGAAAAATTTGAGACAATTGGATGAGCCTATTTGTCTCTTTGGTGAAGGACCTGCAGATAGGAGAACAAGACTGAGGGAATTATTGGCTAATTTGGGTGAAGATGCAATTAAAAAGAAACacgaagaggaggagaaaccaTCCCATCCAATTGAGAGAGACACAGAAACAACATGGTATCACGAAGGGCCAGACTCACTTCAAATAGCACGTTCTTGGATTGCTA CGTATTCATTGCCCAGAGCAAAGGCGAGATTGGGTAAGGCAAGGCAGGATTTGGAGTTGCCAACAGCTACGCGTACAGCACGCCGTCAAGAGCTTCTGAAAAAGTTACAAGCTTTGACAATTTACTGTTCTCAAATTGGAGATACGAGGCCAATTTCTTTCTGTCAGTTCAGTCCAAATTCCAAATTGCTCGCTACAGCTTCATGGTCAGGCTTGTGTAAAATATGGTCTGTACCTGACTGTACTTTGTTAAGAACACTTAAGGGACACACTTGTAATGTTGGCTGCATTGTTTTTCATCCAAAAGCTACTATTACTGAAGAAGTGGTAGGAGAAAAATCTGGACAGACTTGTGTGTTAGCATCTTGCGCTTCGGATG GAACAGTAAAGTTGTGGAGTGGTGGATCTGGGGAGGAACCCTTAGCTGAAGTCGAAGGTCATGAACCGCACAGAGTTTCAAGGCTAGCATTTCATCCGTCTGGTAGATTTCTTGGGACATGTTGCTACGATGCATCTTGGAGACTTTGGGACTTGGAACAGCAAGCAGAAGTCTTACATCAAGAAGGTCATGCCAGAGCTGTGCATTGTATTAG TTTTCAGGGTGACGGCAGTGTAAGCGCCACAGGAGGTCATGACTCTTTCGGTCGAGTGTGGGACCTTCGCACAGGACGGTGCATTATGTTTATGGAAGGTCATTTGAAATCTATCTTTGGTATCGATTTCTCCCCGAATGGATTTCACATAGCAACAGCGAGCGAAGATAATACATCTAAGATATGGGATTTACGAAAGAGATCCTGCGTGTATACGATACCTGCGCACACAAATTTACTATCAGACGTGAAATACCAAAGGATAGAAGGACAATACCTAGTCACAGCATCGTACGACAATACTGCGAAAATATGGTCAAATAAAACCTGGCAACCACTTAAAACGTTACCAGGTCACGATGGTAAAGTTATGTCCGTCGATATTTCTTCCGATCATAAATTCATCGGGACTAGTTCGTACGATCGAACGTTCAAATTGTGGGCTCCAGAAAACATGTAA